The proteins below come from a single Edaphobacter acidisoli genomic window:
- the hisB gene encoding imidazoleglycerol-phosphate dehydratase HisB: protein MAKNVRTATIKRNTTETQIALKLTIDGQGAYKVSTGIRFFDHMLELFTRHGGFDLTLACKGDLDVDQHHTVEDVGIALGEAFNKALGDKKGIMRAGYFVMAMDETLAVAAVDLSGRVAYVVDDKVKVRLVGDFQSELLADFFDGFARGAKANVHVKTMYGRSNHHKIEAIFKAFARALRGACSRDERMREMLPSTKGLL from the coding sequence ATGGCGAAGAACGTAAGAACCGCAACAATCAAGCGCAACACAACTGAGACGCAGATCGCGCTAAAACTCACCATCGACGGTCAGGGCGCCTACAAAGTCTCGACTGGCATTCGCTTCTTCGATCACATGCTGGAGCTCTTCACACGACATGGCGGGTTTGATCTGACGCTCGCTTGCAAGGGCGACCTCGACGTTGACCAGCACCACACGGTTGAGGACGTTGGCATCGCTCTGGGCGAAGCTTTTAACAAAGCTCTGGGCGACAAGAAAGGCATCATGCGCGCTGGCTACTTTGTGATGGCGATGGATGAGACACTCGCCGTTGCTGCCGTGGACCTCAGCGGGCGCGTCGCTTATGTCGTCGATGACAAGGTAAAGGTACGGCTCGTAGGCGATTTTCAGAGCGAGTTGCTTGCCGACTTCTTCGACGGCTTCGCTCGTGGAGCGAAGGCGAATGTGCACGTGAAAACAATGTATGGCCGCTCGAATCATCACAAGATCGAGGCAATCTTCAAGGCATTCGCGAGGGCGTTGCGCGGAGCCTGCTCACGCGATGAACGGATGCGCGAGATGCTGCCGAGCACGAAGGGGTTACTGTGA
- the hisC gene encoding histidinol-phosphate transaminase, which translates to MKVRRLVEEMPEYHPPLAERTALRLDFNENTLAPSPRVMERLSQITAEGLTKYPEREGVEKVVAAHFGLGEGKVLLANGVDEAIHLVCCTFLEPEDEAIICTPSFFMYDVSIQMMTSHLKRVQADATLEFPFGRFMEAITERTKLIIIASPNNPTGATVSREHLLAIARAAPKAVLMVDEAYYHFHGESVMQDLASVPNLIVARTFSKAYGLANLRIGMLAGNAELVKYLRKVSSPYNVNGVALDCLPVALADEEYLSWYVEQVRVGRERMMDSLRQLGVPFFPSAANFVLMNIGPKHKELVTAMRAHGVLLRDRSADPGCDGYVRITIGIEEHVTRGLEALKTCLKEIGWSKEQISRPSGSASSGIREFE; encoded by the coding sequence GTGAAAGTGCGCCGACTGGTCGAAGAGATGCCAGAGTATCATCCTCCTCTCGCCGAGCGCACCGCGCTACGGCTGGATTTCAACGAAAACACCCTGGCTCCTTCTCCACGCGTCATGGAAAGGCTCAGTCAGATTACAGCCGAGGGGCTCACGAAGTATCCCGAGCGCGAGGGCGTGGAGAAGGTTGTTGCTGCGCACTTCGGGTTGGGCGAGGGCAAAGTGCTCCTGGCCAACGGCGTGGACGAGGCAATCCATCTAGTGTGCTGCACTTTTCTGGAACCTGAAGACGAGGCGATCATCTGCACACCGTCGTTCTTTATGTATGACGTGAGCATACAAATGATGACGTCGCACCTGAAGAGAGTCCAGGCGGACGCGACGCTAGAGTTCCCATTTGGGCGTTTCATGGAAGCAATTACGGAGCGCACGAAGCTCATCATCATTGCCTCGCCAAACAATCCGACGGGCGCGACCGTGAGCAGGGAGCATTTGCTGGCAATTGCCAGAGCTGCGCCGAAGGCTGTGCTGATGGTGGATGAAGCGTACTACCACTTTCACGGTGAATCGGTCATGCAGGACCTGGCCAGCGTGCCGAACCTGATCGTGGCGCGAACGTTCTCGAAGGCTTACGGCCTCGCGAACCTGCGCATCGGGATGCTCGCCGGCAATGCGGAGTTGGTGAAGTATCTGCGCAAAGTAAGCTCGCCTTACAACGTGAATGGCGTTGCGCTCGATTGCCTGCCTGTGGCTCTTGCGGATGAAGAGTATCTGAGTTGGTATGTCGAACAAGTTCGTGTCGGGCGTGAGCGCATGATGGACAGCCTTCGCCAGCTTGGCGTGCCGTTCTTTCCCAGCGCGGCAAACTTTGTGCTCATGAATATTGGCCCGAAACATAAAGAGCTGGTCACAGCGATGCGTGCACATGGTGTGCTACTGCGCGACCGCTCCGCCGATCCAGGCTGCGATGGATATGTCCGCATCACCATTGGCATTGAGGAGCATGTGACACGCGGCCTTGAGGCGTTAAAGACTTGCCTGAAGGAGATTGGCTGGAGCAAGGAGCAAATCAGCAGGCCGTCTGGCTCAGCGAGCAGCGGCATAAGGGAGTTCGAGTAA